In the genome of Candidatus Nitrosotenuis sp. DW1, one region contains:
- a CDS encoding V-type ATP synthase subunit A, with the protein MAAKGKIIWVSGPAVRADGMSDAKMYETVSVGNAKLIGEVIRLTGDTAFIQVYESTSGLKPGEPVIGTGNPLSVLLGPGIIGQIYDGIQRPLKDLAAKSGSFIGRGITTTPVDMTKKYKFKPLVKTGDEVKPGSVIGSVKETDLIDHSIMVPPDHPGGKITKIVSEGDYDLETELATTNESKIPIKMYHMWPVRKPRPYKSRYDPTVPLLTGQRVIDTFFPIAKGGTGSIPGAFGTGKTVTLHQIAKWADSQVVVYIGCGERGNEMTEVLVEFPHLKDPRTGKPLMDRTVLVANTSNMPVAAREASIYTGVTIAEYYRDMGKDVVLVADSTSRWAEALREMSGRLEEMPAEEGYPSYLASRLAEFYERAGRVRALGSPDRDGSVTLVGAVSPSGGDFTEPVTTHTMRFIKTFWALDAKLAYSRHYPSINWMNSYSGYLADIGKWWGDNVSKEWFELRSEAYGILQREDTLKEIVRLLGPEALPDEEKLILEVARMIKIGILQQNSFDDVDTYCSPQKQLKLLKLLVEFYRQGQKALKDGASLADIRAMPVIATLLKARMEIPDDQIAKLDQIETTITDEFKRIGVKVTN; encoded by the coding sequence ATGGCAGCAAAAGGTAAAATTATTTGGGTTAGTGGGCCGGCAGTTAGAGCAGACGGAATGTCTGATGCAAAAATGTACGAGACAGTATCTGTCGGTAATGCGAAGCTTATCGGCGAAGTAATTCGTCTTACAGGAGACACCGCATTCATTCAAGTTTACGAATCAACCAGCGGATTAAAGCCAGGAGAGCCAGTCATAGGAACCGGCAACCCACTAAGCGTATTGCTTGGGCCTGGAATCATCGGCCAAATTTATGATGGAATTCAAAGACCGCTAAAAGATCTTGCAGCAAAGTCCGGCTCGTTCATCGGGAGAGGAATCACAACAACTCCAGTCGATATGACAAAAAAGTACAAGTTCAAGCCTCTTGTCAAAACAGGCGACGAAGTAAAACCGGGAAGTGTTATTGGCTCTGTAAAAGAAACCGATTTAATTGATCATAGCATAATGGTTCCACCGGATCATCCAGGAGGAAAAATAACCAAGATTGTAAGCGAAGGCGACTATGATTTAGAAACAGAACTTGCAACAACAAATGAAAGTAAAATTCCAATCAAGATGTATCATATGTGGCCAGTTCGAAAGCCACGACCTTACAAAAGCAGATACGATCCAACGGTTCCACTCCTCACAGGACAACGCGTAATTGACACGTTTTTCCCAATTGCAAAAGGAGGTACAGGATCAATTCCTGGAGCATTTGGCACAGGAAAGACAGTTACATTGCACCAAATTGCAAAATGGGCTGACTCTCAAGTTGTAGTTTACATTGGATGCGGAGAACGAGGAAACGAAATGACCGAAGTTCTCGTGGAATTCCCGCACCTAAAAGACCCGCGTACTGGAAAACCGCTCATGGACAGAACAGTCCTTGTTGCAAATACAAGCAACATGCCCGTAGCTGCAAGGGAAGCAAGCATCTACACCGGAGTTACAATTGCGGAATATTATAGAGACATGGGCAAAGACGTAGTCCTAGTAGCAGACTCTACAAGCAGATGGGCAGAAGCACTAAGAGAAATGAGCGGAAGACTAGAAGAAATGCCGGCAGAAGAAGGCTACCCATCATACTTGGCATCAAGATTAGCAGAATTTTACGAAAGAGCAGGACGAGTCAGAGCACTTGGAAGCCCAGACCGCGACGGCTCTGTAACACTTGTCGGCGCAGTTTCACCATCAGGCGGAGACTTTACCGAACCAGTCACAACTCACACTATGAGATTCATCAAAACCTTCTGGGCACTGGATGCAAAATTAGCATATTCAAGGCACTACCCATCAATTAACTGGATGAACAGCTATTCTGGCTATCTGGCAGATATAGGCAAGTGGTGGGGAGACAACGTAAGCAAAGAATGGTTTGAGCTAAGAAGCGAGGCATATGGAATTTTACAAAGAGAAGACACACTAAAAGAAATTGTCAGACTGCTAGGCCCTGAGGCGCTTCCAGACGAGGAAAAACTAATTCTTGAAGTAGCAAGAATGATCAAAATTGGAATCTTGCAGCAAAATTCTTTTGACGATGTAGACACATACTGCAGCCCACAAAAACAACTCAAACTATTGAAATTACTTGTTGAATTCTACAGACAGGGACAAAAGGCACTAAAGGACGGTGCATCACTTGCAGACATTAGAGCAATGCCGGTAATTGCAACGTTACTAAAAGCAAGAATGGAAATTCCTGATGATCAAATTGCAAAACTAGACCAGATTGAGACAACAATCACAGACGAGTTCAAAAGAATTGGAGTTAAAGTTACAAATTGA
- a CDS encoding V-type ATP synthase subunit B: MSTQGGVQYSKIAEIKGPLVVVDGVDSAAFDELVEIQTTEGERRLGKVLEVGNGKAIVQVFEGTTGLSVSGTSAKFMGKVMEMPVSEEVLGRVFDGLGRPIDGLPDPIASKFLDINGEPMNPEQREYPRDFIQTGVSVIDGMLTLVRGQKLPIFSGSGMSHNILAAQIARQAAVVGTTDEFAVVFAAIGVQYSEAEYFKRSLEESGALKRSVLFLNLADDPAIERIITPRVALTVAEYLAYDLGMHVLVILTDMTNYAEALREISAAREEVPGRKGYPGYLYTDLSTIYERAGRLHGRKGSVTQMPILTMPSDDITHPIPDLTGYITEGQIVLGRDLFRQGVYPPVNILMSLSRIMKDGIGEGRTRADHQEVSNQNYDAYSRSQEVRALAGIVGKAGLTGVDLKYLEVGDSFEKDFLTQAVDENRTIEETLSLQWKVVSLLPKNELTKVKDKFIDQYYKER; this comes from the coding sequence TTGAGCACACAAGGCGGAGTGCAATACAGCAAAATTGCAGAAATCAAAGGCCCGCTAGTCGTAGTAGACGGAGTAGACAGCGCGGCATTTGACGAACTAGTTGAAATTCAAACCACCGAGGGAGAAAGAAGATTAGGAAAGGTACTCGAAGTAGGCAACGGCAAAGCAATCGTCCAAGTCTTTGAGGGAACAACAGGCCTTTCAGTTTCTGGCACAAGTGCCAAATTCATGGGAAAAGTAATGGAAATGCCAGTATCAGAAGAAGTTTTGGGAAGAGTATTTGATGGACTAGGCAGACCAATTGACGGACTACCAGATCCAATTGCTTCTAAATTTTTAGACATAAACGGAGAGCCAATGAACCCAGAACAGCGAGAATATCCAAGGGACTTTATCCAGACTGGTGTTTCTGTCATCGATGGAATGTTAACACTGGTCAGAGGCCAAAAGCTCCCGATATTTTCAGGCTCTGGCATGTCGCACAACATTCTGGCAGCACAAATTGCAAGACAAGCAGCAGTAGTTGGAACAACCGACGAGTTTGCAGTAGTTTTTGCAGCAATTGGAGTGCAGTACTCCGAGGCAGAATATTTCAAGCGAAGCCTTGAGGAATCAGGTGCACTAAAGCGAAGTGTATTGTTTTTGAATCTGGCGGACGATCCTGCAATTGAAAGAATAATCACACCACGTGTTGCACTGACAGTAGCGGAATACCTTGCGTATGATCTTGGCATGCATGTGCTGGTAATTCTTACAGACATGACAAACTATGCAGAGGCATTAAGAGAAATCAGCGCGGCAAGAGAAGAAGTGCCAGGAAGAAAGGGGTACCCAGGATACCTGTACACCGACCTCTCAACAATTTATGAAAGAGCGGGAAGACTGCATGGAAGAAAGGGAAGCGTAACACAAATGCCCATCCTGACAATGCCGTCAGACGATATCACTCATCCAATTCCTGATCTTACCGGATACATTACCGAAGGACAAATCGTCCTTGGAAGAGATCTGTTCAGGCAAGGAGTTTATCCACCAGTCAACATTCTCATGAGCCTTAGCAGAATCATGAAGGACGGTATTGGTGAGGGAAGAACAAGGGCAGACCACCAGGAAGTCTCAAACCAGAACTATGACGCTTATTCAAGATCACAAGAAGTTCGTGCACTGGCAGGAATCGTCGGAAAGGCAGGCCTGACCGGGGTCGACCTGAAATATCTTGAGGTTGGCGATTCATTTGAAAAAGACTTTCTGACCCAGGCAGTAGATGAAAACAGAACAATTGAGGAAACACTCTCACTTCAATGGAAGGTCGTATCATTATTGCCAAAGAACGAATTAACCAAGGTAAAAGACAAGTTTATCGACCAATATTACAAGGAACGGTAA
- a CDS encoding V-type ATP synthase subunit D: MSFGQNVAATKIELLKYKRSSQVAVMVQKILDDKRKVLLKNIEEMITEANKARGGIWDPLQDVYKSVNDAYLSLGTSTVDSVAQSTPAVMEVDTKIRRIVDVSIPTLNVTEKDTKSMPYGFADTNSSIDRAAKQIKALLPKICKAAEYENSIFALAKALEKTQKLLNALENVIIPQYRLRIKFILSTLEEREREEFARLKKVKAAMEKRK, translated from the coding sequence ATGTCGTTTGGGCAAAACGTAGCGGCAACAAAGATTGAGCTGCTAAAATACAAACGTTCAAGCCAAGTTGCCGTAATGGTACAAAAAATTCTTGACGACAAGAGAAAAGTTTTGCTCAAAAACATTGAAGAAATGATTACAGAAGCAAACAAAGCAAGAGGCGGAATCTGGGATCCACTCCAAGACGTCTATAAATCTGTAAACGACGCATATCTCTCACTTGGAACATCTACTGTCGATTCTGTTGCACAGTCCACTCCGGCAGTGATGGAGGTTGACACAAAAATAAGAAGAATTGTTGACGTATCGATTCCAACATTAAATGTCACAGAAAAGGACACAAAATCAATGCCTTATGGATTTGCCGATACCAACTCCTCAATAGACAGGGCGGCAAAACAGATCAAGGCCCTGCTCCCAAAAATATGCAAGGCAGCAGAATACGAAAATTCCATTTTTGCCCTGGCAAAGGCACTTGAAAAGACACAGAAACTGCTAAACGCGCTAGAAAACGTCATCATTCCACAGTACCGATTACGCATAAAATTCATCCTATCTACGCTTGAGGAAAGGGAAAGAGAAGAATTCGCAAGATTAAAAAAAGTAAAGGCAGCAATGGAGAAGAGAAAGTAA
- a CDS encoding ATP synthase subunit C: MKPFALLLLTAIVSLSAATGFAFAEETAATSSDSGSLKILGAGLAFGLAAFGAGIGLGYVGSAGLAVISENPALQSKVFIFVGMVESIAIYGIVMMFIILGQ, from the coding sequence ATGAAACCTTTCGCATTATTGCTTTTGACAGCAATAGTCTCACTTTCAGCAGCTACGGGTTTTGCATTTGCGGAAGAAACTGCTGCTACATCAAGCGATTCTGGCTCACTGAAAATATTGGGTGCTGGTCTTGCATTTGGTCTTGCAGCATTTGGTGCTGGAATTGGACTTGGCTACGTGGGCTCTGCAGGTTTAGCTGTAATTAGCGAAAATCCGGCATTACAGTCCAAAGTATTCATCTTCGTAGGTATGGTCGAGTCAATCGCAATCTACGGAATAGTCATGATGTTCATTATACTGGGACAATAG
- the pyrI gene encoding aspartate carbamoyltransferase regulatory subunit — MQESNLIVRRIKDGTVIDHIEGGRGLKVLEALGIDGKDGNVITIALNVPSGKFNKKDIIKVENKFLQDFDTNKLAVISPKATINIIKDYKLVEKRRVFLPNKIEKIFRCSNPDCITNSNEDIESTMDVIDKTGLILRCKYCTRILDVNQLKYC, encoded by the coding sequence ATGCAGGAGTCAAACCTGATTGTCAGACGCATAAAGGACGGTACAGTAATTGATCATATTGAGGGCGGAAGAGGCCTAAAGGTGCTCGAGGCGCTTGGCATAGATGGAAAGGATGGTAACGTAATCACAATAGCACTAAACGTCCCGAGTGGAAAATTCAATAAAAAAGACATTATAAAAGTGGAAAACAAGTTCCTGCAAGACTTTGATACGAACAAGCTTGCAGTCATATCTCCAAAGGCCACAATCAACATTATCAAGGACTACAAGTTGGTGGAAAAACGGCGCGTCTTTTTACCAAACAAAATTGAAAAGATCTTCCGCTGCTCAAATCCAGATTGCATAACAAACAGCAACGAAGACATCGAGTCGACTATGGATGTAATAGATAAGACAGGTCTTATTTTGAGATGCAAGTATTGTACAAGAATTCTTGATGTGAACCAGCTAAAGTATTGTTAA
- the pyrB gene encoding aspartate carbamoyltransferase, which translates to MNEFYQKDIISVKDLEKPQFEKIFAATDRIIQMDPNERRELGRGKTLGYLFFEPSTRTTLSFQAAMALIGGTSIGISDVSLSSTKKGESLADTLRMMSIYSDILALRHSLDGSSRFAAEISSKPVINAGSGTEEHPTQAIQDLYTIKKEKSKIDGLKIGIIGDLKYGRTVYSLLYALANYDVDIRLVSPESLKIRSDSIYEIQKKLSLKESTNLEEYIDELDVIYVTRIQKERFPDEEEYQKVRGSYKIGLDVIQKMKENAIIMHPLPRIDEISTDVDNTPQAKYFKQAEYGKFTRAALLGLILNENGF; encoded by the coding sequence ATGAACGAATTTTATCAGAAAGACATCATTTCTGTGAAGGACCTAGAAAAACCACAGTTTGAAAAAATCTTTGCCGCAACGGACAGGATAATCCAAATGGATCCAAACGAAAGAAGAGAACTTGGAAGGGGCAAAACCTTGGGCTATCTGTTCTTTGAACCAAGCACCCGTACAACACTAAGTTTTCAGGCAGCAATGGCGCTAATTGGAGGAACCTCGATTGGGATCTCCGACGTTTCACTGTCCTCAACAAAAAAGGGAGAAAGCCTCGCAGACACTCTCCGAATGATGTCGATATACTCTGATATTTTGGCACTAAGGCATTCCCTTGATGGCTCTAGTAGATTTGCAGCAGAAATTTCCTCAAAACCAGTCATTAATGCAGGCAGCGGAACAGAAGAGCATCCAACACAGGCAATACAAGATCTTTACACGATCAAAAAAGAAAAAAGCAAAATTGACGGCCTTAAAATCGGAATAATCGGGGATCTCAAATATGGAAGAACTGTCTATTCGCTGCTGTATGCACTTGCAAACTATGATGTTGATATAAGACTGGTATCCCCCGAATCTCTAAAAATCAGATCCGATTCTATCTACGAAATCCAGAAAAAACTTTCGTTAAAAGAGTCAACCAATTTGGAAGAATACATCGATGAGCTTGATGTAATCTATGTTACCAGAATTCAAAAAGAAAGATTTCCTGATGAGGAAGAATACCAGAAGGTAAGGGGAAGCTACAAGATTGGATTAGACGTGATTCAAAAAATGAAAGAAAATGCAATCATAATGCATCCGCTGCCAAGAATAGATGAAATTTCCACCGATGTGGACAACACGCCACAAGCAAAATATTTCAAGCAGGCAGAATACGGTAAGTTCACACGTGCTGCATTACTTGGGCTAATACTAAATGAAAACGGATTCTAA
- a CDS encoding matrixin family metalloprotease: MASSTATRKSMNRLKEHLDMMKQELNKTNKQIKQLENKNTTEWKGLDKIDGKSIDVLKQHENDIAKEISKIQREIKKSRSKSLLIAELSVLPAVFLLIFMSGITDNLLDSSPENPVGQMKTRYFTENLRGDTVDTWKSWRLTGTTLAVNILKSPRVTDHQLDVIHSAITSEKTVEFDDSIVHKGPKGTTSVYYQGWAGALKSASKENTKYQIPTDFNFINSSGGEGDIIITLSNIKDSDGYTGYTKSVTEENEILKSFITIYDISNLTDDQLATIVRHEFGHALGLGHSTATEDLMAPTIDMTIPYISECNVDAIADLYNANEGRQTVCEK, translated from the coding sequence TTGGCCAGCAGTACTGCAACAAGAAAGTCGATGAACCGACTAAAAGAACATCTGGATATGATGAAGCAGGAACTAAACAAGACAAACAAACAGATCAAACAACTTGAAAATAAAAACACTACGGAATGGAAAGGCCTTGACAAGATAGACGGAAAATCCATTGATGTTCTAAAGCAACATGAAAACGACATAGCAAAAGAGATATCCAAAATTCAAAGAGAAATCAAAAAATCAAGATCAAAAAGTTTGCTAATAGCAGAGCTTTCAGTCCTTCCTGCAGTATTTTTATTAATTTTCATGTCCGGTATTACGGATAATCTGCTTGATTCCTCACCGGAAAACCCAGTTGGACAGATGAAGACTAGGTATTTTACAGAAAATTTGAGAGGTGACACAGTAGATACATGGAAGTCGTGGAGACTAACTGGCACAACACTTGCCGTAAACATTTTGAAATCTCCAAGAGTAACAGACCATCAGTTAGATGTGATTCATAGCGCCATCACTTCTGAGAAAACAGTTGAATTTGATGATTCCATAGTACATAAAGGGCCAAAGGGGACCACGTCTGTTTATTATCAAGGGTGGGCTGGCGCGTTAAAAAGTGCTTCAAAGGAGAATACAAAATATCAGATTCCAACGGATTTTAATTTCATCAATTCGTCAGGCGGGGAAGGAGACATCATCATAACACTTTCTAACATCAAGGATAGTGATGGATATACAGGATATACAAAATCCGTAACAGAGGAAAATGAGATTTTAAAATCATTCATAACAATTTATGACATATCGAACCTGACAGACGATCAGCTTGCCACGATTGTGAGACATGAGTTCGGTCATGCCCTAGGTCTCGGACACTCTACTGCAACGGAGGATCTTATGGCCCCCACGATAGATATGACAATTCCATATATTTCTGAATGTAATGTGGACGCAATAGCTGATTTGTATAATGCAAATGAGGGCAGACAGACTGTCTGTGAAAAATAA
- a CDS encoding Ig-like domain-containing protein, producing the protein MKVGIILVLLIAYSATISASYAEEFDIRLIPSKIVENSDGVMQVFISDGTNIMPTKITDLTVTSLDSSILHIEKVKESDSSFITEVYVKTGKPGTTTIYLAAPGFTSKEIPVTVYGNKNTASKLLVKITPDTFTTSGINEGYISVELADDDDFPVIAKEDTVISLSTADREIVDLVNSNMVIKKGDYFTYGKFHTKKSGESIIYATAQGIETQSSSIIVKEDEDLTIKSYVYPKTLSIHDAPKGFVIAQLQDSGGRPVIAQRDITVFYQVVDSDYSESTNISNNYKQKTSGYFQINKGSYWGFTQYSLPQGIEDTYDVSISSEDPLVFESEEVEAQDLELMDDKLVQFDTVPILTTGKSELIGVVHLEDEDGNPVIAKKNLTVKIDSSDTDSILVNDVTISRGDQAALVYGRISHSVPSDLQLRPIVNEGEFTSVDSFGPDTNSLELTVEPLISEVLAGSNFPLVFYLKDGDEVTNFSEDDDIFMSPNDYVKIQPKKILSKDNLVLVDAKSVKKGMVDLNFEVGDFKASPIIDSLSSEQASIVLDHSKTIFAGTNDVFAVQILNSAGQPTFANEDVEINIIVKDQTLFEMPAKITIEKGKYYSLFDVAPKGSGETEVSLLAKEMPLATEKISVTSTTPTLLISSPTSINATDTLVATLSANANSKALTGMNVRWEVSGGSVQISDSTTGPTGEATVMITPQKNPVVITATVSGAWYSSATISKTISVNNLESSEIIDVIEDESYKPFEIYGIDPVMIIIPSAIGVVGFFLKKNGQLKIKK; encoded by the coding sequence TTGAAAGTAGGAATAATCCTAGTGTTATTAATAGCATATTCTGCAACTATCAGTGCATCATACGCTGAAGAATTTGATATCAGGTTAATTCCTTCAAAGATTGTTGAAAATTCTGATGGAGTGATGCAGGTCTTTATTTCTGACGGAACTAACATCATGCCAACCAAAATAACTGATCTAACGGTAACATCACTAGATTCTTCAATTCTTCATATAGAAAAGGTAAAAGAAAGTGACTCTAGTTTTATCACCGAAGTTTATGTAAAGACCGGTAAGCCTGGAACCACTACCATCTATCTGGCTGCACCCGGTTTCACTTCAAAAGAAATTCCAGTCACGGTCTATGGCAACAAAAACACCGCATCTAAACTTCTTGTAAAAATTACTCCAGACACATTTACCACAAGTGGAATCAATGAAGGATACATCTCAGTTGAACTTGCAGACGATGACGATTTTCCTGTAATCGCAAAAGAAGACACGGTGATTTCTCTCAGTACTGCGGACAGAGAAATTGTCGATTTGGTAAATTCAAACATGGTAATTAAAAAAGGAGATTATTTCACATATGGCAAATTCCATACTAAAAAGTCAGGAGAATCCATAATTTACGCAACAGCACAGGGAATAGAAACTCAAAGTAGCTCAATAATAGTCAAAGAGGACGAAGATCTGACAATAAAATCATACGTCTATCCAAAAACATTGTCCATACATGATGCACCTAAAGGATTTGTCATTGCACAGTTGCAAGATTCAGGTGGAAGGCCAGTAATCGCACAGAGGGACATTACTGTTTTTTATCAAGTCGTCGATTCTGATTACTCAGAGTCTACAAACATTAGTAATAATTACAAACAAAAAACATCGGGCTACTTTCAGATAAACAAAGGATCTTATTGGGGGTTTACACAATATTCGCTACCACAGGGAATAGAAGACACCTATGATGTATCGATCTCGTCAGAGGATCCACTTGTTTTTGAATCAGAAGAAGTTGAAGCGCAAGATTTGGAACTGATGGATGACAAATTAGTTCAATTTGATACAGTGCCAATTCTGACAACTGGCAAATCAGAGCTAATTGGGGTTGTCCATTTAGAAGATGAGGACGGTAATCCAGTTATTGCAAAAAAGAATTTGACCGTAAAAATTGATTCATCTGATACCGATTCAATTTTAGTTAATGACGTTACCATATCTCGTGGAGACCAAGCTGCCTTGGTTTATGGCAGAATAAGTCATAGCGTACCTTCAGATTTACAATTAAGGCCCATAGTAAATGAAGGCGAATTTACGTCTGTAGATTCCTTTGGTCCTGACACAAATTCACTAGAATTGACAGTCGAACCTCTCATATCGGAGGTGTTGGCCGGAAGCAACTTTCCTCTTGTATTCTATTTGAAGGACGGAGATGAAGTCACTAATTTTTCAGAGGACGACGATATTTTCATGTCTCCCAATGACTATGTTAAGATTCAACCAAAAAAAATACTGTCAAAAGATAATTTAGTTTTGGTTGATGCCAAATCAGTAAAGAAGGGGATGGTTGATCTGAATTTTGAGGTTGGTGATTTTAAGGCAAGCCCCATAATTGACAGTCTTTCATCAGAGCAGGCAAGCATAGTTTTGGATCACTCTAAAACAATTTTTGCTGGAACAAACGATGTGTTTGCAGTTCAGATTCTTAATTCAGCGGGGCAACCAACATTTGCAAATGAGGATGTAGAAATCAACATCATTGTAAAAGACCAAACGTTGTTTGAAATGCCAGCCAAAATAACCATAGAGAAGGGAAAGTATTACAGTCTTTTTGATGTTGCGCCAAAAGGAAGCGGTGAGACTGAAGTTTCGCTGTTAGCAAAAGAAATGCCTTTAGCTACTGAAAAGATATCAGTTACAAGTACTACGCCGACACTTCTGATTTCTAGCCCAACAAGCATCAATGCCACAGACACCCTTGTTGCAACACTTTCCGCAAATGCAAATTCCAAGGCTCTTACAGGAATGAACGTAAGATGGGAGGTAAGTGGAGGATCTGTACAAATTTCTGACAGTACGACCGGTCCTACCGGTGAGGCAACAGTCATGATTACACCACAGAAAAATCCCGTCGTGATAACGGCGACGGTGAGCGGGGCGTGGTATTCTTCTGCAACAATTTCAAAAACAATTAGCGTGAACAATCTAGAGTCCTCAGAGATCATTGATGTGATAGAAGATGAATCATACAAACCGTTTGAAATCTACGGAATAGACCCTGTTATGATCATAATTCCAAGCGCGATAGGCGTAGTTGGTTTTTTCCTAAAAAAGAACGGCCAACTAAAAATAAAAAAATAA